One window from the genome of Hyalangium minutum encodes:
- a CDS encoding ATP-binding protein: protein MSPPLPPGNAVSGKMLSLAFAAVVGSFLVTNLIVQRSSAAVGELSEGIIYNSAPSIERLASVRRSVLEVELLLTRFIHEPMLRPELGGSLETALAQVEQGMREYLILPSFPGEQSVRIGAEASWLRFDHAVRDARAAVEAEGDAKASALFKGEVEPLGRQTLEAITSAIEYNAVRGREMAERIHETRRHTMWLANGLNAFCGILAVAVAWLLYRVARARRVLFDAHTKSLEARAAELEQFAGRVAHDIRNPLSAARLAAEIVVRKSSDEVALGNIQRIIRSLSRADAITGALLDFARSGARPDPGARTEPRAAVEDLVSGFSAEAEQLGIELHAEPVPPVLAACSTGAYLSLLGNLVRNAIKYMGDAPVRRVTLRVMVEGGMIRTEVRDTGPGIASEILPSLFEPYFRGQAVGADGLGLGLATVKKLAEGHGGRVGVTSERGKGSTFWFELPRAGSSWERSETGNNASLPRPSDVQH from the coding sequence ATGTCTCCTCCACTGCCCCCTGGCAATGCCGTGTCTGGGAAGATGCTCTCCCTCGCGTTTGCTGCCGTCGTGGGAAGCTTCCTCGTGACGAACCTCATCGTTCAGCGTTCGTCCGCGGCAGTCGGTGAGCTCTCCGAGGGCATCATCTACAACTCGGCTCCCAGCATCGAGCGCCTGGCATCCGTCCGCAGGTCCGTTCTGGAGGTGGAACTGCTCCTCACGCGCTTCATCCACGAGCCCATGCTCCGGCCGGAGCTGGGAGGCTCCCTGGAAACGGCGCTGGCCCAGGTGGAACAGGGGATGCGCGAGTACTTGATTCTGCCTTCCTTCCCCGGTGAGCAGTCCGTGAGAATCGGGGCCGAGGCGTCCTGGCTGCGCTTCGACCACGCCGTCCGGGACGCACGCGCGGCCGTGGAAGCGGAAGGAGATGCCAAGGCGAGCGCGCTGTTCAAAGGCGAGGTGGAGCCCCTGGGCCGGCAGACCCTCGAGGCGATCACAAGTGCCATCGAATACAACGCCGTCCGCGGCCGGGAGATGGCGGAGAGAATCCATGAGACCCGCCGCCACACCATGTGGCTCGCCAATGGACTCAATGCGTTCTGCGGCATCCTGGCCGTGGCCGTGGCGTGGTTGCTCTATCGCGTGGCCCGGGCCCGTCGCGTCCTCTTCGACGCGCACACGAAGTCTCTGGAGGCACGTGCCGCGGAGCTGGAGCAGTTCGCGGGCCGCGTGGCCCATGACATCCGCAATCCGCTCTCGGCGGCCCGCCTGGCCGCTGAGATTGTGGTGCGAAAGAGCTCGGATGAAGTGGCTCTCGGGAACATCCAGCGCATCATCCGGAGCCTCTCGCGAGCGGATGCGATCACCGGGGCGCTCCTGGACTTCGCGCGTTCGGGAGCCAGGCCGGATCCGGGGGCTCGCACGGAGCCGCGCGCGGCGGTTGAGGATCTGGTGAGCGGCTTCTCGGCCGAAGCGGAGCAACTCGGCATCGAGCTCCATGCCGAGCCGGTTCCACCCGTTCTCGCAGCCTGCAGCACGGGGGCCTACCTGAGTCTGCTCGGCAACTTGGTCCGCAACGCCATCAAGTACATGGGCGACGCGCCGGTCCGGCGGGTCACCCTTCGCGTCATGGTGGAGGGCGGCATGATTCGAACGGAAGTCCGCGACACGGGACCGGGGATTGCCTCGGAGATCCTACCCTCCTTGTTCGAGCCCTACTTCCGTGGACAGGCCGTGGGGGCCGATGGGCTCGGCCTGGGGCTCGCGACGGTCAAGAAGCTGGCCGAGGGGCATGGCGGCCGGGTCGGCGTCACGTCCGAGCGAGGGAAGGGAAGCACGTTCTGGTTCGAGCTTCCGCGTGCGGGCTCCTCCTGGGAGCGAAGCGAGACGGGGAATAACGCTTCGCTCCCACGGCCGTCAGACGTCCAGCACTGA
- the rnk gene encoding nucleoside diphosphate kinase regulator: MNSPAKIDARFTSTSPALRITAEDMAKLRTVVERYLEGSRASAAEQLELELDRAVVVSQREIPPDVVTMRSRILFEDVETGRRREATLVYPEEADMEQSRVSILAPVGLALLGLRVDDTIEWPLPQARRARLRIMEVLYQPEAAGDFHL, encoded by the coding sequence ATGAATTCACCCGCGAAGATCGATGCCCGCTTCACCTCCACCTCTCCGGCCTTGCGAATCACCGCCGAGGACATGGCGAAGCTGCGAACCGTTGTCGAGCGGTACCTCGAGGGCTCTCGGGCCTCCGCGGCCGAGCAATTGGAGCTGGAACTGGACCGCGCGGTCGTGGTGTCCCAGCGCGAGATTCCGCCCGATGTCGTCACCATGCGGTCGCGCATCCTCTTCGAGGACGTGGAGACAGGCCGCCGTCGTGAGGCGACGCTTGTCTACCCGGAGGAAGCGGACATGGAGCAGTCGAGGGTCTCGATCCTGGCGCCGGTCGGGCTGGCGCTGCTGGGCCTCCGAGTGGATGACACCATTGAATGGCCCTTGCCCCAGGCCCGCCGTGCCAGGCTCCGCATCATGGAGGTGCTCTACCAGCCCGAGGCGGCGGGCGACTTCCATCTGTGA
- a CDS encoding prenyltransferase/squalene oxidase repeat-containing protein, whose translation MDAAIAAALDFLLKAQDARGAWKDFMLPATQSDVWVSGFVGEVLAGLAEPEARRAAEAAWRYLEDVGVPGGGWSYNTRVPGDADSTLWGLRLAGALGFGDAARAKAARDFLERHLREDGGMATYASAESVRDYIGLPPEVSFQGWTGSHVCVSAAGANLPAYRERLCAYLLRTQDEHGAWPAYWWFDEEYATAEAVAALAAAHEALVPASERLSRIERAAQWALGRVARHLESVDTRPPSFALALALRVLTRAKPSPQRQEALARGVSQLCAWQKPQGDWSPSARLRVPRPDVVTPESKAPWTLWKGLPPGVASAEDILRHTFTNYSLDHYAVYTTGTVLRALNEVRVLQG comes from the coding sequence ATGGATGCAGCCATTGCCGCGGCGCTGGACTTCCTGTTGAAGGCGCAGGACGCACGAGGAGCGTGGAAGGACTTCATGCTCCCGGCCACCCAGAGCGACGTCTGGGTCAGCGGCTTCGTAGGGGAGGTGCTGGCCGGCCTGGCCGAGCCCGAGGCGCGGCGGGCCGCAGAGGCCGCCTGGCGGTACCTCGAGGACGTGGGAGTGCCGGGGGGAGGTTGGAGCTACAACACCCGGGTCCCAGGAGATGCCGACAGCACGCTCTGGGGACTGAGGCTGGCGGGGGCGCTGGGGTTCGGAGACGCTGCTCGAGCGAAGGCTGCGAGGGACTTCCTGGAGCGCCACCTGCGCGAGGACGGCGGCATGGCGACCTATGCGTCGGCCGAGTCCGTGCGGGATTACATCGGGTTGCCGCCGGAGGTCTCCTTCCAAGGGTGGACGGGTTCCCATGTGTGCGTGAGCGCCGCAGGCGCCAACCTCCCCGCCTACCGCGAGCGGCTGTGTGCGTACCTGCTGCGGACTCAGGATGAGCACGGGGCCTGGCCCGCCTATTGGTGGTTCGACGAGGAGTACGCCACCGCCGAGGCCGTGGCGGCCTTGGCGGCAGCCCATGAGGCCTTAGTGCCTGCGTCCGAGAGACTCTCCCGGATCGAGCGGGCCGCGCAGTGGGCGCTGGGGCGTGTGGCTCGCCACCTGGAGTCCGTAGACACGCGGCCTCCGTCGTTCGCGCTGGCGCTGGCGCTGCGGGTGCTGACTCGCGCCAAGCCCTCACCGCAGCGGCAGGAGGCCCTCGCCCGGGGCGTGTCCCAGCTCTGCGCCTGGCAGAAGCCTCAGGGCGACTGGTCTCCTTCTGCCCGGTTGCGAGTGCCACGTCCGGACGTGGTGACGCCGGAGTCGAAGGCTCCTTGGACGCTCTGGAAGGGGCTGCCTCCCGGAGTCGCCTCGGCCGAAGACATCTTGCGCCACACCTTCACCAACTACTCCCTGGATCATTACGCCGTGTACACGACAGGGACCGTGCTTCGCGCCCTGAACGAGGTGCGCGTGCTCCAGGGATGA
- a CDS encoding phytanoyl-CoA dioxygenase family protein, which yields MTGLPKLHATQPLAEAHAEALRAAGHVLLRGVFSPEEIAAYRPALRDYILEKRERLSAGERNLGASPENTIFSLGDAPQAVADFVTAPRLGELTARLLGVEAVRILHFCGFFKPGGGPPTPWHQDLSFIPLDSDRTISAWIPLMDVTPEMGSLVFAEGSHQQGYQEPSAAHRFCLARNGAMKAGDVSLHMGWTLHAAGRNESARMREAIAVCFYADGARVTCGEGLPFRRSLMTSYFAGLRPGDVAAGPMNPVVFRRSGPPAGLEGAHP from the coding sequence ATGACGGGACTGCCGAAACTCCATGCAACCCAGCCGCTGGCCGAAGCCCATGCGGAAGCGCTGCGCGCTGCGGGCCACGTGCTGCTTCGAGGCGTCTTCTCTCCCGAGGAGATCGCCGCCTACCGCCCCGCGCTGCGGGACTACATCCTGGAGAAGCGGGAGCGGCTCTCCGCGGGGGAGCGCAACCTGGGTGCGAGCCCGGAGAACACGATCTTCAGCCTCGGGGATGCCCCCCAAGCCGTGGCCGACTTCGTGACGGCGCCACGTCTGGGCGAGCTCACCGCCCGGTTGCTCGGCGTCGAGGCCGTGCGGATCCTCCACTTCTGCGGCTTCTTCAAGCCCGGGGGAGGCCCGCCCACGCCATGGCACCAGGACCTGAGCTTCATCCCGTTGGACAGTGATCGGACGATCTCCGCCTGGATCCCGCTGATGGACGTCACGCCGGAGATGGGAAGCCTGGTCTTCGCCGAGGGTTCTCATCAGCAAGGCTATCAAGAGCCCTCCGCCGCGCACCGCTTCTGCCTGGCGCGCAACGGGGCGATGAAGGCCGGAGACGTATCGCTCCACATGGGGTGGACCCTGCATGCCGCCGGGAGGAATGAGAGCGCGAGGATGCGAGAGGCGATCGCCGTGTGTTTCTACGCGGACGGCGCACGGGTGACTTGCGGGGAAGGATTGCCGTTCCGCCGCAGCTTGATGACGTCCTACTTCGCCGGGCTCCGCCCGGGAGACGTGGCCGCAGGTCCCATGAACCCCGTGGTCTTCCGGCGAAGCGGCCCGCCGGCTGGCTTGGAAGGAGCGCATCCGTGA
- a CDS encoding phytanoyl-CoA dioxygenase family protein: protein MTAHGPLPSLEEKYELPEEQLETFRRDGHVKLRGVLSPAELETYRPHLKRVVESHSAETHAMERKVAGHGKNWMFVNNLWTQDDITRHFIQSRRLARLAAELLGVEGVRLFRDQSYFKGPGGSNTPWHQDSRFMPLDTDKIITFWVPLTAITPAMAPMGYVTGSHQAGYLGTSNGDDASMDRFEEELSGKGFQIANYGSFDAGDIAAHWASTLHSSRTNTAPILREIIVIVYFADGARVAPEKPLEKLAPPSEFYANIIQRENRTTSLPGLKPGALAAGPMTPLVYSRSWDEHDARSPIP, encoded by the coding sequence GTGACTGCACATGGTCCCCTTCCCTCCCTCGAGGAGAAGTATGAGCTGCCGGAGGAACAGCTCGAGACGTTCCGCCGTGACGGACACGTCAAGCTGCGCGGCGTCCTGTCTCCCGCGGAGCTCGAGACATACCGCCCACACCTGAAGCGCGTGGTGGAGTCGCACAGCGCGGAGACGCACGCCATGGAGCGCAAAGTGGCGGGCCACGGGAAGAACTGGATGTTCGTCAACAACCTGTGGACGCAGGATGACATCACTCGCCACTTCATCCAGAGCCGGCGCCTGGCACGGCTCGCGGCGGAGCTGCTGGGGGTGGAGGGCGTCCGGCTGTTCCGGGATCAGTCGTACTTCAAGGGTCCCGGTGGCTCCAATACGCCCTGGCACCAGGACTCCCGCTTCATGCCGCTCGATACGGACAAGATCATCACCTTCTGGGTGCCGCTCACCGCCATCACCCCAGCCATGGCGCCCATGGGCTACGTGACAGGCTCTCATCAGGCCGGGTACCTGGGCACCTCGAACGGGGACGATGCATCGATGGACCGCTTCGAGGAGGAGCTCAGCGGCAAGGGCTTCCAGATCGCCAACTACGGCTCCTTCGACGCCGGCGATATCGCGGCGCACTGGGCCAGCACGCTGCACTCCTCGCGCACCAACACCGCGCCCATCCTTCGGGAGATCATCGTCATCGTCTATTTCGCCGATGGGGCGCGCGTCGCGCCGGAGAAGCCCCTAGAGAAGCTGGCTCCACCGTCGGAGTTCTACGCCAACATCATCCAACGAGAGAACCGGACCACCTCCTTGCCCGGGCTGAAGCCGGGAGCGCTGGCTGCCGGGCCGATGACTCCTCTCGTCTACAGCCGCTCGTGGGATGAGCACGACGCAAGGAGCCCCATCCCATGA
- a CDS encoding cupin domain-containing protein gives MSAAEELGLEDLLAPVAPEVFFREYWEQKPLVTRGRTEDFFAPLFTLRDVDRVICYQKPGPGRLDLVTAGGFVRDNFLNLDNTANINLVYENYLKGSTVILSGLEETWEPLVVFCRKLEGQISHPVAVAVYLTPPHHHGVQPHFDTQENFILQVDGVKNWKVYGAAQELPRVEGSYTPVPRERLPELLLETELHPGDMLYVPRGFVHEAEARDSASLHITVDVHVRTWRDFLEDALAAMADRHPPFRRSLPPGLLNGSLAVATLEEKFRELVELMHREVRLADALGKHAEKLIVSKPPPPDGHFALLHAEIGLDTPLRKRTAMLTRRFQEAAGAGIQFSGNQLRGPAKIAEALRYIDETEFVVPSQLPGGLSDNEKLVLVRRLVRVGLLTHASERT, from the coding sequence ATGAGCGCGGCGGAAGAACTCGGCCTCGAGGATCTGCTGGCTCCCGTCGCCCCTGAGGTCTTCTTTCGTGAGTACTGGGAGCAGAAGCCGCTGGTGACACGGGGGAGGACGGAGGACTTCTTCGCGCCCTTGTTCACCCTCCGGGACGTGGATCGGGTGATCTGCTACCAGAAGCCGGGGCCCGGGCGGTTGGATCTGGTGACGGCGGGAGGTTTCGTCCGCGACAACTTCCTCAACCTCGACAACACCGCCAACATCAACCTCGTCTACGAGAACTATCTGAAGGGCAGCACGGTCATCCTCAGTGGTCTCGAGGAGACGTGGGAGCCGCTGGTGGTGTTCTGCCGGAAGTTGGAGGGGCAAATCAGCCACCCGGTCGCCGTGGCCGTCTACCTGACGCCACCCCATCACCATGGCGTGCAGCCTCACTTCGACACCCAGGAGAACTTCATCCTTCAGGTGGATGGGGTGAAGAACTGGAAGGTGTATGGGGCCGCGCAGGAGTTGCCGCGCGTCGAGGGCTCCTACACGCCCGTGCCCCGGGAGCGGCTCCCCGAGCTGCTGCTGGAGACGGAGCTGCACCCAGGAGACATGCTCTACGTACCTCGGGGCTTCGTGCACGAGGCGGAGGCGCGGGACAGCGCCTCGCTGCACATCACCGTGGATGTGCATGTGCGCACCTGGCGCGACTTCCTGGAGGACGCGCTGGCGGCCATGGCGGACCGTCACCCTCCGTTCCGCAGGTCCCTGCCTCCGGGGCTCCTGAACGGCTCGCTCGCGGTGGCCACGCTCGAGGAGAAGTTCCGGGAGTTGGTGGAGCTCATGCACCGCGAGGTGCGGCTCGCGGATGCACTGGGAAAGCATGCCGAGAAGCTGATCGTCTCCAAGCCGCCGCCGCCGGACGGGCACTTCGCCCTGCTGCACGCGGAGATCGGCCTGGACACGCCGCTGAGGAAACGGACCGCGATGCTGACTCGGCGCTTCCAGGAGGCAGCGGGGGCGGGCATCCAGTTCTCCGGCAACCAGCTCCGAGGCCCCGCGAAGATCGCTGAGGCACTGCGGTACATCGATGAGACCGAGTTCGTGGTGCCGTCTCAGCTCCCAGGGGGGCTGAGCGACAACGAGAAGCTGGTGCTCGTACGGCGGCTGGTGCGGGTGGGGCTCCTGACGCACGCTTCGGAGCGGACATGA
- a CDS encoding cupin domain-containing protein has product MSLARLLHPLAPSVFFEGAWERKPLVLPGPSERWSGLFSSRDLGRLLAYQPPRAIEGMMLVKEGRHWDENWLKPDGSPRLEQVQAGWREGYTIIINKVGQFWEPVGRFCAAVEEELHHPVGGNLYMTPSGAQGFKAHFDIMDAFVLQVEGSKVWQVRGPQLRLPLPDEHAATSPESLPPVILEHELKSGEVLYIPRGFVHEARTARTHSVHLTLGLQAVTWSDLFTAALTAARQDERFRKGLPLRFLEGSAMMEQTFRELLAELPRYLELGPALTQLAERLVVQKPPPPAEDLLEGSVEVEASAVLARRPGVVLRVMEGPGYAGLQYSGGKFMGPAKIGPALRHVARNSVLPVRSLPGLSEKEQLVLAGRLVRSGVLAVREAS; this is encoded by the coding sequence ATGAGTCTGGCGAGACTGCTCCATCCCCTCGCGCCATCGGTCTTCTTCGAGGGGGCCTGGGAGCGCAAGCCCCTGGTGCTCCCTGGGCCGTCTGAGCGCTGGTCCGGACTCTTCTCCTCCCGCGATCTCGGCCGCCTGCTGGCCTATCAGCCGCCCCGGGCCATCGAGGGAATGATGCTCGTCAAGGAGGGCCGCCACTGGGATGAGAACTGGCTGAAGCCGGACGGCTCGCCACGCCTGGAGCAGGTGCAGGCCGGATGGCGCGAGGGCTACACGATCATCATCAACAAGGTGGGTCAGTTCTGGGAGCCGGTGGGCCGGTTCTGCGCCGCGGTGGAGGAGGAGCTGCACCACCCCGTGGGTGGCAACCTCTACATGACCCCCTCTGGGGCGCAGGGCTTCAAGGCCCACTTCGACATCATGGATGCCTTCGTCCTGCAGGTCGAAGGTTCCAAGGTGTGGCAGGTGCGCGGCCCACAGCTCAGGCTTCCCTTGCCGGACGAGCACGCCGCGACCTCGCCCGAGTCCCTGCCTCCCGTCATCCTGGAGCACGAGCTGAAGAGCGGAGAGGTGCTCTACATCCCCCGTGGCTTCGTCCACGAGGCCCGGACGGCGCGAACGCACTCGGTGCACCTCACCCTCGGGTTGCAGGCCGTCACCTGGAGCGATCTGTTCACAGCGGCCCTCACCGCCGCCCGGCAAGATGAGCGGTTCCGCAAGGGGCTGCCTCTTCGCTTCCTGGAGGGCTCCGCCATGATGGAGCAGACCTTCCGGGAGCTGCTTGCGGAGCTGCCACGGTACCTGGAGTTGGGTCCTGCGCTCACCCAGCTCGCCGAGCGGCTCGTCGTCCAGAAGCCACCGCCACCCGCCGAGGATCTGCTCGAGGGGTCCGTGGAAGTGGAGGCCAGCGCCGTGCTCGCGCGGCGCCCAGGTGTGGTGCTGCGTGTCATGGAGGGCCCCGGATATGCGGGCCTGCAGTACTCTGGAGGCAAGTTCATGGGGCCCGCCAAGATTGGCCCCGCGCTGCGGCACGTTGCCCGCAACTCCGTCCTCCCCGTTCGGTCGCTGCCGGGCCTGAGTGAAAAGGAGCAGCTCGTTCTTGCGGGGCGGCTGGTCCGCAGCGGGGTGCTCGCTGTGCGGGAGGCCTCATGA
- a CDS encoding type 2 lanthipeptide synthetase LanM family protein, producing MSQERLAEEEAVRRIAARASTLWDRLEGAFVPEEGPESAQLASERLAKWRAKAAGGDERLFQKRLEWLGTSPQKVRPLLGDVRLDGPIPAWTRTFQRAMALRRPAGPGGQAAPFPFGELMLPFVEAGKELLAPECRAVFTAEAFDHLLEDLVHELSYVAAPTLLAEFTSFRSRQGGGAEPTSRRLYEAFTAHQLGEGLWQLFSDASVLARLLSTVTEQWARHVSEIARAVKADQRELQRVFTSGAPLGRITSIQPSLSDRHQGGRTVARVTCGGGLQLFYKPRGLGVEDAWYGLLEELNARGGDFRRLRVLDRGDRSWVEPALHAPCANTLEARQFYVRAGMLLSLFYVLEASDCFYENIIAAGAFPVLIDTETLMHHVPHRSQDGAFHSVIHAGFLPSWDVGPRGECFDISGLGATAGQVTGYLRRQWRHVNTDAMALEHVPIQVETDEHLPKLNGVSLRAADYTGELIEGFSMMYRLLRKHREELARPESPLARLGTQDIRFIFHASRFYGLLLKRLCSPQHMKTGVERSIETDILSRFYVESPEKSHYVPLLAAELEALERLDIPCFKARADSHALTLPTGQVLPEAFEQSGSERVWRKLSALDEADLELQMRFIHGSLSMANPPQGAKTGARPRHAAASQETGPLTREELAAEASSIGATLQERALFAPVRMDLYGGLGGIALFYAALEHVSGQGRRMALAALSSLRRFVATEDARRAAQEGYPLGAATGVGSFLYVLCRSATLLGEPSLLEDATRAAGLIAPEVIEADSAFDVMSGVAGAILGLMTLHQATGAAGALEKALHCGEHLLKHQLPCEPAGASWRTRKGRPLTGLAHGAAGIALALLRLHAAVGDARLRQAAEQALAFEDAVFVPSEGNWPDFRQAHEGTPAFMSAWCHGAPGIGLARISGQALLDSPRVRRDIEAAVSSVRQQGLADKDGLCCGQTGRIELLLAAARVSGDRGLEELALRQASSVVRGARASGYRFSGVARGGFFDPSFFQGLSGIGYQLLRLAFPGRLPSVLVWE from the coding sequence ATGAGCCAGGAGCGCCTGGCGGAGGAAGAGGCCGTGCGCCGGATTGCGGCGCGCGCCTCGACACTCTGGGATCGCCTGGAGGGCGCCTTCGTTCCGGAGGAGGGTCCTGAGAGTGCACAGCTTGCGAGCGAGCGTCTCGCGAAGTGGCGCGCCAAGGCCGCTGGAGGCGACGAGCGGCTCTTCCAGAAGCGGCTCGAATGGCTTGGCACCTCGCCGCAGAAGGTGCGGCCCCTCCTCGGCGATGTCCGGCTCGATGGGCCGATCCCTGCCTGGACGCGGACGTTCCAGCGGGCCATGGCGCTCCGGCGCCCGGCGGGCCCAGGAGGACAAGCTGCCCCGTTTCCCTTCGGCGAGCTGATGCTCCCTTTCGTGGAGGCAGGGAAAGAGCTGCTGGCGCCCGAGTGCCGCGCCGTGTTCACGGCGGAGGCCTTCGATCACCTGTTGGAGGATCTGGTCCACGAGCTGAGCTATGTCGCGGCACCGACCCTGCTGGCGGAGTTCACGAGCTTCCGCTCACGGCAGGGAGGCGGCGCGGAGCCCACCTCCCGCAGGCTGTACGAGGCATTCACGGCCCATCAGCTCGGGGAGGGCCTGTGGCAGCTCTTCTCCGACGCCTCTGTGCTCGCGCGGCTTCTCTCGACTGTCACCGAGCAGTGGGCTCGCCACGTCAGCGAGATTGCCCGGGCTGTGAAAGCGGATCAGCGGGAGCTGCAGCGGGTCTTCACCTCCGGAGCGCCGCTGGGGCGGATCACTTCCATCCAGCCCTCGCTCTCGGATCGGCACCAGGGTGGACGCACCGTCGCTCGCGTCACGTGCGGAGGAGGGTTGCAGCTCTTCTACAAGCCTCGCGGCCTGGGCGTGGAAGATGCGTGGTACGGCCTGCTCGAGGAGCTGAATGCACGCGGGGGAGACTTCCGCCGCCTACGGGTGCTCGACCGGGGAGATCGGAGCTGGGTGGAGCCGGCCCTCCACGCGCCATGCGCCAACACCCTGGAGGCCCGGCAGTTCTACGTCCGCGCGGGGATGCTGCTGAGCCTCTTCTACGTGCTCGAGGCCTCGGATTGCTTCTACGAGAACATCATCGCCGCCGGCGCCTTTCCCGTCCTCATCGACACGGAGACGTTGATGCACCACGTCCCCCACCGGAGCCAGGACGGCGCCTTCCATTCCGTGATCCATGCGGGCTTTCTGCCCTCGTGGGACGTGGGGCCTCGTGGTGAGTGTTTCGACATCAGCGGACTGGGCGCCACCGCAGGCCAGGTGACTGGCTACCTGCGACGGCAGTGGCGGCACGTCAACACCGATGCCATGGCGCTGGAGCATGTGCCCATCCAGGTAGAGACGGACGAACACCTGCCCAAGCTGAACGGCGTCTCCCTGAGGGCGGCTGACTACACCGGGGAACTCATCGAGGGCTTCTCGATGATGTACCGCCTGCTGCGCAAGCACCGGGAGGAACTGGCCCGGCCCGAGTCCCCGCTCGCGCGCCTGGGCACTCAGGATATCCGCTTCATCTTCCATGCCTCCCGCTTCTATGGGCTGCTGCTGAAGCGGTTGTGCTCCCCGCAGCACATGAAGACCGGCGTGGAGCGGAGCATCGAGACGGACATCCTCAGCCGCTTCTATGTGGAGTCGCCGGAGAAGTCCCACTACGTGCCTCTGCTCGCGGCGGAGTTGGAGGCGCTCGAACGGCTGGACATTCCCTGCTTCAAGGCGCGTGCAGACAGCCACGCGCTCACGCTGCCCACGGGACAGGTGCTGCCCGAGGCCTTCGAACAGAGCGGCAGCGAGCGCGTGTGGCGCAAGCTCTCTGCACTGGATGAGGCGGATCTGGAGCTGCAGATGCGCTTCATCCATGGCTCGCTGAGCATGGCCAATCCCCCCCAGGGGGCCAAGACCGGTGCACGGCCCAGGCACGCGGCGGCCTCTCAGGAGACGGGGCCTTTGACGCGCGAGGAGCTTGCCGCCGAAGCCTCCTCCATCGGCGCCACGCTGCAAGAGCGGGCCCTCTTCGCGCCGGTGCGCATGGATCTGTACGGCGGGCTGGGGGGCATCGCTCTGTTCTACGCGGCCCTGGAGCACGTATCCGGGCAGGGCCGCCGGATGGCCCTCGCGGCTCTGTCCTCGCTGAGGCGGTTCGTGGCCACGGAGGACGCCCGGCGCGCGGCCCAGGAAGGCTACCCCTTGGGAGCGGCCACGGGGGTGGGGTCCTTCCTCTACGTGCTGTGCCGCTCCGCCACCCTGCTGGGTGAGCCCTCCTTGCTCGAGGATGCCACGCGGGCCGCAGGCCTCATCGCCCCGGAGGTGATCGAGGCCGACAGCGCGTTCGATGTCATGTCAGGAGTGGCGGGCGCCATCCTTGGGCTGATGACCCTGCACCAAGCGACGGGAGCGGCAGGGGCACTCGAGAAGGCCTTGCACTGTGGGGAACACCTGCTGAAGCACCAGCTCCCCTGCGAGCCGGCGGGGGCCTCGTGGCGCACAAGGAAGGGCCGACCCCTGACCGGATTGGCGCATGGGGCGGCGGGGATCGCCCTCGCGCTGCTGCGCCTCCATGCCGCAGTGGGGGATGCGCGGCTGCGTCAAGCGGCTGAGCAGGCATTGGCCTTCGAAGATGCCGTCTTCGTCCCCTCCGAGGGGAACTGGCCCGACTTCCGGCAGGCCCACGAGGGAACTCCCGCCTTCATGAGCGCGTGGTGTCACGGGGCGCCGGGCATTGGCCTGGCGCGCATCTCGGGACAGGCCTTGCTGGACTCGCCGCGAGTCCGACGAGACATCGAGGCTGCTGTCTCGTCCGTGAGGCAACAGGGGCTGGCGGACAAGGATGGGCTGTGCTGCGGACAGACAGGGAGAATCGAACTCCTCCTGGCCGCCGCGAGGGTGAGCGGAGATAGAGGGCTCGAGGAGCTGGCGCTGCGCCAGGCCTCCTCGGTGGTGAGGGGCGCCCGGGCCAGCGGCTACCGGTTCTCCGGGGTCGCGCGGGGCGGCTTCTTCGATCCGTCCTTCTTCCAGGGGCTCTCGGGCATCGGCTACCAACTGCTGCGGCTCGCATTCCCGGGGCGGCTTCCCTCGGTGCTCGTGTGGGAGTGA